CCCCTAGGTGGCCAAGAAAAAGGATCATCTCACCGGTTGCAgcattcatagtagcaggagcgCTTTCTCTGTCCTGCTTCACTGCTGTCACTCCAATGCCATATTCAGTTCCAGGTCTCAGACCTACGGTGAATGTGTAGAGATGTGTCACTGTTTAGGGATGGTGCTAGATAAATAGtttcttggtttttttaaataagaaaactaTAGTGGCGCCAGATCTTTCCTGTTCTATGAACATTAAGAGCCAAATTTTCAGACACTCTCTGGTGGGCCTCCAATGTGGAAGAAAAACCGGTTGCATTCACAGTCAACTTGGTGATTTATTATCATCATTGCATTACCTCGAGACTtcaaccaagatcagggtccctgtgtgctaggcactgtacaaacacataaaaagTGACAATTCCCACCTCAAAGAGATTATGATTGAAATAAATGTAACCTGCACGAGTGTGCAGACTTCGTGTTGAATGTGAAAATCCCAACTGCCTAACTTGCAGGCAAGAGGTCAACCTGCAAGCATAAAAAAGTGTGTGCTCACTTCTGCAAGCACGTGCAAAAGTGGCATGGGGAGCCGGAGCCTTggtgtcagatttttaaaggtatttaggtgcctggagagtcagatttcagagtaacatctGTGTTagttggttagtctttaaggtgccacaagtactcctttttttttttgagattcaGAGAGGCACCTAGAGAGATTTCAAAGTTACCCAAAATCAACTGCCAGTGATTTCAAAATtgatttgaaaattccactaggtgcctatccgcatctttaaatacctttaaaaatctggccctcaggctGACAACGTGGCTCCTGACAGGAACAAAGACACAATGTACCCAAGTTGGTAAAAAATGAGAGTCTCCTGGTATGTAAATCATCTTCAAAGTCTTTTACATCCTGAATATCTTCTCTACCATAAAAGATTCAAATACACTTATTATCCCAATCTGCATGGATTTTGGTGTGGTTTTAAAGTCTCTTTCATAGATTCACATTTCTCTTCTCATCTCTCCAATATGACTCTTTATAGTGCTACATTTTTGTAAATTCTTTGTAATCCATTCAGAAGATACAGTCCTTTACACTAAGTGGGTCTCCTGTTCCTCTGTTGTGCAGATATAATTCTTAGAGTTGGGGAAAGTTCCATTCATAGCAAAGGAAGATCAGATCTCTCTAGATAGCTTATGAGACCCTAATGAAAACAATGCTCTTATTGAATATTGATGCAATTATGTTGTGATTATATAAATATTATGGTGGGCTGAGGCACCAGCTGGAGACATAAAATAAAGCCCAAACTCTGGTTCAATTCAAGATCCCTTTATTCATGGCTAGTTTTATTAACCTAAGATTTCAAAACAGTCAACAGCTGTGAGGGGAGAGGACAAGGCATTATCCATGCAGTAGATTCCTCTTTGTTTTTAGAGACCTGCCCCAGATCAGCCATGTGGCAAGCAGGTACCCGGCTTCTATTTGTAACCCGTTACATGCCTTTACACCTTGCCACAGTGCATCGTGATGATAGGAGGTCAGATCTCCAGATGGTTACTGGTGCCAGTTACATTAACAACAATCTCACTTTGATCCTACCTGTGAGTGTAGCCTTGGTCGTGACCTGGTTACTCCTTGGCACAGTTATTTCAGCATGGTCTCCACCTGAGATGGGAGCAAACTTGATTCTGTAGTTATCGATGCTGGCTTGGCTGTTCTTCCACTCCAAGGTGATACTGTTGTCTGTCTGAGACAGGCGCTTCAGGTTCTTCGGTGCATCCAAGTCTGAGGAGGgaaaaaaggttttctctctcagGACAGAAGGAAAGAATGATTCATACGCCTGGCATATGGTACCATCTACAAGATAAGATCAATTTTCCCACAGAAGTTGCCACTtcaaggaaagcagacacttcctgtgaaattttttcattttgtttaatcgaaaacccaattttccatcacaTTAAAGGTGTGACGGGAAATGGTTGACCAGCCCTGGAATTCAGTATTCAGAAGATACACTCCAACCCTGGCCTAAAGGAGTCTCATCTCTTGGAGTGAAATAGGGATTTTATCTAAAAATTCCAGGAGCTGTCATAATTCACTCCCATAACGGACTCAAATCCTGCTTTGGTGAAACAACTCCACCCTGGGGCAAAAGAAGATTTCATTCTCCTTGTTCCATTTATTCCCCAGCATTGTCATATGGCTCCATTAACAGATCCAAACCATGACTGCATGCTAAAATGCACACCTTTTACCAAAGCATTCCCAGCATAACCAAAGGTGAAACTGAATTAAAAATCAAAGCAGGCAGAGATTCCCAGGacccaggaagggaaaaaaaaaagagttctctTCTAATCCACAATGGATGTAGGCAGAATAATGCATCTGTTCAGAACTAGGCACTGTGGTAATGGCGGTTATAGGAAAACTTTAGATCAGTAAACACACAGGCAGGCAGATAAGGTAGGAGGAACACtgtttggtggtggtgatggtgtggGAAATGGGAGATTCAAGGTAAAGGTATCTAAAGGTCCTAAAGAATCTGGGAACCTAATttcaattttcaaaagagatacaggcacttaggagcctaagtctcttGGAAAAGCAATGGGAGCTaagttcctaagtcacttttgaaaagtttactCGACTTCCATAAACCTCTATGACTGGTACAGTGCTGTGCTGGCATAACAACTGTGAAGTGAAGCAACATGATACAGCTAATTCGCATGGATGTGTTGATGGTGattggagtagagcagaagacaAGAAGCTATGACCGTTTCTGAACAAGCTCTTTACCTGTGACAAAGATTTCCTTCACAGGGTCGCTGGCCATGTCCCCACGCCGAGAGATCAGCGTCACCTCATACTCTGTGTGTGGCTTCAGATTCCCAATGGAGTACTGGCTTTCATCCTCAAAGAGGTCGATGGTCGTCCTGTCCCTTGGAACATCCTTTGGTCCGTAGGTGAGTTCCATGTCATCAATTTCAGCCAAAGGTTTGAACCATGTGATTAAAGCTGTGGTGTCTGTCACATCTCTTGCCTCAATCTGGCTTGGGCCATCAAGCTCTGttaaggaaagaggaaaaacatgAATTTTCTGATCCCATCATAGAGAGATCAAACATAGTCTGGACATTGACCCTTAATAGTTGAATCAAAGCAAAGTTCAAATACGTGGCTCCTATTAGCTGAAACTCATCTTCATGTCGACTTCCTTATGGCCCTTAACGTTCTACCGATGCAGATGGAAAGtgctgtgttacacaggaagGAAAAGGGACGTATACTGAGCCGGTTCTGCATCGGCACAGCAAGGATAAGCAGCAGTCCAAGCAAGTTCTTCAGCTGCACGAGGACTCCTGCTGGTGCCAAATAGTTTCCATGTGGTGGGTTAAGGATGCAGAGCCTGTTTCACTTTGTTGCACTCTCTGAATGGGAATAAAATGTATGCTGGCCCACGGCCAGCTGGAAGAAACATCTCCTTTCCTCCCCAGACAGGTAACCCACTCATTCCTTGTGTCAGCTACTTCAGTTCTTCCCGGCTATGTGTTTTCAAAAGCAGAAACTTTTGAAAGTGTGGCTTGGTTTGCCTCTAGTTTAGCATCTCCACAGAGTACACCAAATAACAGAACAGTACTTACTTGTGGTAAACACTCTAAACAACCCAGGTcctctggttttgtttttcactaCATGCAGGGACACGTTATACTGTTGTCCTGGTGCCAGACCTGGCTGCATATACGATGTGTCTGGTCTCTTCAAACTGTTGGTTATGTCCCCATTATCTTCCTTTTTCTGTAACACACAAGGCACTTGGTTAAAATTCAAGTTGGACTAACTGCTTTTTTATTCATCCAAACTCTAACGTTTCCTGAAGACAAACTgattttaatgaagtttttgATGGGAAGGTTTCCGAGGTCCATGGAGGGACTCTCCGGTCATTTCCAGGGAGACAGCACTGAATCCAAAAACAGACCTTTTGGAACAATTCCATTTTGTGGAAACATTGGAAAAGtttggttttcattccaatgAGGAACAAAAACGAATTTTAAACCCTCAAAAGTTATTGTGAAATAAAATGGGCAttctctggccagctctagtttgaATGCAGCATAAAAGGAGCCCAACACTCTGCACTTGTACTCGGAGGCATCACGGGATGAGCTTTTTCCTTACCATATTTCGGAAGACGAGCTCCCAGCCATCAAATGAAATGTTCAGAGGATCCCACTCCACCTGCACAGATGTCTCCCTGATGGATTTGAATGTCAGACCTTCAGGAGCAGGCAGATCTATGAGGAGAAACAGCAAGAGGGTAGCTACATGGATCATAGTGTTCCCACAGATCAGAAAACTAGGTCTTCACAAACGAGTACCGTGGTGAAAATCACTGGGGATGTTTTGAGATACTCCAAGATGCTTACATGGTACTGTGACGGGtgctatagatagatagataggcaACTAGTACAATGAACAAACACACGGTGGACCGATAGCAAAGGTGGGTTCTGTAGACGGATGGATGACTTTTTTTCGTCCCCAAAGATGCCAGAGTTAATTTGGGACCCAAACGATAGGAAAATCTATCCACCATCctgactcctccctcccacctctccAGCCACAAGGGCTTTTTAATCATCCTTGATTTCCAGACCCACCCCCCCAAAATGTCCGCCACACCCACAGATATGTTGGTGCCTTTTAAGAGACATGCATAGCTATGTACTTGCCAGTTTAGCAGTTCTGTGATACACTGCAGCACTACATGTTAAAGCAGAGATCAGACTTTAGCCCCTTCTACTTACAGGTGATAGTTCCCTTCCATAGAACCTTTCCAAGCACAGTAATTAGCACATGCATGCAATAAgttaaatatattatatatacccACAATGCCTTTGCTTTCTCAGGTGGGCCAACTGGAAATATATGAGCTCATTTGGGTGGCAAGACTGAAACATGAGGATAATGAAGAGTGAATGCACTTATTTAATCTGGCTTTGATGGTGCACATTACTCTTAAAAATAAAGCATAATATTCTACAGCAACAGCTTATAATAGTGTTATTATAGGGCTAGAGGGCCACGGGTATAGAATAGTATGGTACGGCATGGCATGCCTTACAAGAGGCTGAACCTTGCAGTAGTGAAAGGCATTGAGATATCGTAGAGAAAGGTGAGACAGATGTGCAATGAAAGTGATTTGTACTTGGAAGCATTGAAAATCCAATTACAATAGTACTGAGCCAAATGCTTTTACGTGGATGCATGAAAACGATTTTACAGGTGGAGTCCCAAAGCCTTAAACTGTAGCCTGTCATGACAGTAGACAGAGTTTTGGTTTACAGGAACCCAATGATATTCAATGGAAGGCTTCATGCAGAGCAGGAAAGTTCCAGTACTGTAATTCTATCGTTCTGAAGGCATACCATTGCAAGAAGAGAttggaaaagaaaactgaggagaCTCTGGCTTGGTCCAGACTTCAAGTGGAATACAAAAGagaaagaacaataaaaaaagaaaagtcccaaagaaaagaaaagagacaagTAAATGTATATTAGGGAGCAGAGAGATGGTCAAATATAgagatttgtatttattttaaactcaCAGGTTGCCACCCTGGCACTGATTGGAATACTCTTCTTGTTCTTTAGGATGGCAAACACACGGATAAAGTATTCCACACCAGGCTCCAGTTCACGGATGGTAGCAGATGTCTTGTTTCCAGGCACCCTGAACTGCAGTTCTAGGCCACCAACACTGGTAGGAACATAGGTGATGAGATACTCATTGACTAGATTCTCATTCTTCCATTCCAGATTGACCGTCTGATCTGTCACTTCTGTCACTGTCAAGTCGCTTGGAGAGGACACTGccagggggagaaaaaaaaatcaatggagaCATTAAGACAGTGGGCCAATTTCTGCTGTCACACCCATATGCAACTCCTGTTCATAGTAATACACGCCCCCCTCTAATGGCTGATGCACAGAGGTTTATAAGGCCACCAGAGCTGCCTGTTAGGGGACTTAGTGACTTATCTCAAGTGCTAATGGCCCATGAGTTTAGCTGAAgatcctgggttcaaatcctattGTCAGCTTGGGTGAGGCCAGCTATCTGGAATTACTTCAACAATTTCAGAGGAATTATTCCAGATTTTCATGGGTGGGAGATCAAACTAAGACTCAGGATTCTTCTGCTGGGAGGAAACTGGAGGAGATAAAGAATTGGAAATGTCAccacagggacagcaaaaggaACACAGCAGGGTTTCATAGCCCAAGAGTTACAACTCCTAttggaaaaacaacaaggaggccttgtggcacctgagagactaacaaatttatttggacataagctttcgtgggctaaaacccacttcatcagatgcatggagaggaaaataggtgggttttagcccaggaaagcttatgcccaaataaatttgttagtctctaaggtgccacaaggactcctctttgtttttgctgatacagactaacacggctgcccctctgaaactcCTACAGGAGTGACTGCAAGTTGTCTTAAGGGCCATAGGTTGTGCTAACAGcaaatgacaaaactcccagtgcTGACTCAGCTTTGCTGACCAGCAAGTCAGAGAGGATGGGAGCCAAGACTGTCCATTCCACAGGTTGATTTACTCCCAAGGAGCAGTCAACCAACTGAGCTCCTTGGTCTCTCCTTGCATGGTGCCACAGCGTGGCACGCACTCTGTTCTGTACACCTGAAACAGTTGCTATGCTGCAGATGCAAACCCCCCACTTTCCCAGTTCAGCATGAACAAGCGGTATCAGACATAGGAAACTTATCTTTAATCTGCAACCTGGCTATCAGAAATACACAGAACTCAGGCTGTCAACCTTTGAAGTCTTTAGCCTATACTCCAGTATTCCTGGAGGGCCACAAGTCTTATTTTCGAGTCAAAGCTCCCTCTACACTTTAAAAAGCTACTTCCCTTAGCAAATCCAGCTGACTCCCTAGTTCTAGGACTCTTTGCTTTCCCCTTGGCTGAGCAGATGTATTTTAGCTACAGCCAGTACAGAAGAATACAACAGAAGAAGTGTCATGGGAAAGTAAAAGTGCAGGAGGCCATATTGCCAGCTACTTGTAAATCGCTGCATAGCCACTGACGTCCATGGGAATTGTACAGATTTATACCAGGTGAGAAACATAGCTACAGTGTTAGCCTCACTGGCCTCTTGGTCATCAAACTATTAGACCCAAGAACAGTAGAAATAACAAGAATTCTGGTCACCTTGGCCAAATGCTGCCTTAaccccagtgacttcactggggtcaTTCCTGGTTTATACCATCGTAAACAAGATCCGAATCAGACCCCGGCTTTCTAAAAAATACCCTTAAATCTCCATTCGCTGACGGACAAATAGAGGGTAATTTAAGGGTGGTTGGCTGGCTGAGACCAACACTAAAACCTACCATTGGCGCAGTCATCCCCTTCGTATCCGTCATCACAAATGCAATGCCCATCAACGCAGCGGCCCATGTCATTGCAGTTGTTGGGGCAGGATCGCTCACCGCAGTCCACTCCTTGAAAGCCCTCGTCGCACTGGCACAGCCCGTTGACGCAGAGCCCCCGGTTGTTGCAGTCACTGGGACACCGCTGTTGGCTACAGTCGATCTCAGTGAACCCATTGTCACACTGGCACAGCCCGTTGACGCAGAGCCCCCGGTTGTTGCAGTCATTGGGGCACCTCAGCTCAGCACAGTCCTCCCCCATGTACCCCTCGTCGCACACGCACTGCCCATTGACGCAGCGCCCGTGGTCATTACAGTTGTTGGGACACCTCAGCTCTCCGCAGTCCTCGCCCACGAAgccctcttcacacacacactgcccgtTGACGCAGAGCCCCCGGTTGTTACAGTCGTTGAGGCACCTCAGCTCTCCGCAGTCCTCGCCCACAAAgccctcttcacacacacactgcccgtTGACGCAGCGCCCCCGGTTGTTACAGTCATTGGGGCACTTCAGCTGGCTGCAATGCTCGCCTGTGAAGCCCTCGTCACACTCACACTGCCCATTGACACAGCGGCCCCGGTTGCTACAGTCGCTAGGACACCGCAACTCACTGCAGTCTTCGCCCATGAAGCCCTCCTGGCACACACACTGCCCATTGATGCAGCGGCCCCGGTTGTTACAATctttggggcacttcacttggcCACAGGCGGCGCCAGCAAAGCCCTCGTTGCACACGCACTTCCCGTTGACGCAGCGCCCCCGCTTGTTGCAGTCCTTGGGGCACCGCCGCTCGCTACAGTCGTCGCCCACAAAGTCCTCATTGCAGATGCACAGCCCATTACTGCAGCGGCCATTGTTGTTGCAGTTGTTGGGGCAGGTAAGCTCCCCACAGTCCTCCCTGGTGAAGCCCTCCTCACAGTAGCAGGTCCCGTTGACACAGCGGCCACGGTCGTAGCAGTCATTGGGGCAGATAAGCTCGCCGCAGTCTTCACCTGTGTAGCCTTCGTCGCACACACACTCTTTCTCCACGCAGCGCCCACGGTTATTGCAGTTGTTCGGGCAGAGCGGCTCACTGCAGTCCTCACCAGTGAAGccttcaacacacacacaccgaccGTTCACACACTTTCCATGCTCCCTGCATGCCACCGGGCAAAGCTCTTCACTGCAGTCCTCACCGGTGTACTCCTCAAAGCACAGACAGACACCATTGATGCATTTGCCTTGGTCACTGCAGTCATTGGGGCAGGTGAGCTGGCTGCAGTCCTCCCCAGTGAAGCCCTCATCACAGATACATTTTCCATTGACACAGTGGCCTTTGTTGTTGCAATTGTTCGGGCATTCTGGTTCTGAGCAGTTGGGTCCTTTCCAGCCAGGTTCACAAATGCAGCCACAGTGCTCAGTGCTGTAGTTCCCTCGTCCACTGCAATATGGCGTGGTGTCCACTTGTCCTGTATCAATGAATCAGAAAACTCATTACACCTAAGAGATTGTGGTGTGCGTCACAGAAGTTAGACACACAAGATTGTTACTAAGACCACTCTGGTACTGCTCGTAGGGCACGGGTCAGGGTTACAAAATTTTATAATCTTGTATAAAATGGCAGGGGTAAGCATCCACTGAACCCAAGGACAACTGTTACCTCTTCTCTTAAAAAATAGTAATGGTGGCAGAAGTGGGATGATGCCAATGTGGACAGTGAGCTTGGATTCGTGGCCTGCTCACACAAATATCACATAGTGATTAAGGGATGGGTGAATCTCAAAAAATTTGGCGTGGATAAATATCCAAAAGTTTTGTGTAAGATTAAACCCTTCAGGTTTGGGTTGTGCCAAATATACTCTGAAAATGGCTTCTCACACTTCATTCTGCTGCTCTGACAGCCCCGACCAAACCCAACAAGAGCAGAGGTatgttgaaattttaaaaaagagataatggtaagaattttaaaatgtattatttattattaatcatgtttattacagtaataCCTAACAGCCAGCCAAGAatggggacccattgtgctaggtgctgtacaaacacactggCTGTGCTGCCTTGGGCATATATAGTCTCAGGGACTCATttaccccatctgtaacatggggataagaTGGAGTGGGGAGGCAGTGAAGAGGAATTAGAGTCTGTGCAGCACTTTGAAGTCGACAGGCACGACCCGCTGATGGATTTCTGGCCAGGCCAGTGGATAATACTTTCTGTCCTTACAAAATGATAATCATAagaatatagggcctgattctcagctgctgttaTAAAGGATGGCTTTGTTGAAAGCCCAGATGCACAAAGGTACTTGGGCACCTAAGCCCCAGTTTTGGCTGCACtgcgatccacaaaactcccaccaaaCCCTAATCCAGACACCTACGTGTTCAGGATAAGAGCTCCCAAAGTGCCCATGTTTCAGCCTCTGGCCTCACCTGCTGCTGTCTCCCTCTAGGCCTGTGGCTGCTTATCTGCAGCCTAAGCCCCACAGGGATCCATGAACCGGGTGATTCATGAACCAAAGGGATTCATGAATAACAGTTGTCTGGCTATGGCCTGTGGATAAATCCAAGTCTTGCAAATGTATCTTAACATTTCACAAGCTGGTCAAAAATATTTCCAATTTTGATGGCACTTCAGAACGAATGGGGTTCATTTTCCCCGGTTTTTCAACAAGCTCTCATTTATTCGCAGCCAGGAGCCAGACTCTGCTACGCAGCAGCTTCGCCCACCCGCCTTACCCTCTGCTGTTAGGCCGCTGTGGCAGCAGCCAGCGCTGCTGGAGCACTGATCTCGTAGAGAGGATACCAGCCCCTCCAGCTCTTCCAGTCTGCTCAGCAGATCCTTGATGTCAGGGGCAGCTGCACAGCCACAAGCCCGGCGGGGGATGTTGATGCGGTGTGTGAAGACAATCTGGTTCCCCTCGTTCACCGTGTGCTCCTGGTAGGTCTTGCTTGGCTCAACCTGGGGCTTCAGGTCTGCGTCCTCATTAGCTGAGTCCAAGTCcacagagcagagggagcccatgGGTACATTAATGTTGTAGACGTGGTTAAAGACCACAGACTGGTTATCCTCCGGCAAGGTCACGTTTAACCCGGTCTCCCGCTTCTGCCGGATAATTCTCTTGATGAGCCCACCGTTGACATGGTGGTGTAGCAAAGCTATGATGGCACAGGTCAAAACCTGCAAGGGAAGCCCCATGGTGATATTTGGCTCCTTTGGGACACTGCTGGTTCCTTAATGCCGTTTTGCTTTCTCAGTCCGGAGAAGAATTTGGAGAGCCAGCTCCAAACAAAATTctatttctcttctcttcctgctgTGCTTTCCCCCTATAACAACAATGAAAGTTGCACAGAATGAGTTACCACTGCACCTCCCAATTAAAGATCCGCAATACTGAAAGCCGGGAGGCCTGATAAAGAGGTCAGGTGCACCACCGCTGACATCAAGAGCCAGTCAGCTTCAAGTCACTGAGCCTGCATTTAAACACCACCACAATCCATCCCCTTCCATCCAAGACCCTGGTGCACTTGCAAATGagtccccattttacaagtgaaCATACTGAGCCACAGAGAGTTTAAGTGATTCACAGGGCCAAGAACGGAAACCAAGACTGCTGACAAAAATTCTACCCACCCGGTGCACACATGTAAATTCCATTGCTGACAATGGGCACTGTCCATGTGCACTCGAGGTAAGAATCCGGCCCCCTGAAAGAAGTATTGTGAGCAGTAAGTTTGGGGGCTATTACTGAAGGATACTCTGTTTTTATAAGGGTAAGAAGCAGAACTAGTCAAAACACAAAAAtcaagataaaagaaaaggaggacttgtggcaccttagagactaaccaatttatttgagcatgagctttcgtgagcttcggtgaagtgagctgtagctcacgaaagctcatgctcaaataaattggttagtctctaaggtgccacaagtactccttttctttttgtgcatacagactaacacggctgttactctgaaaaaaatcaagatgatttcctttaaaaacaaatggaaattcTACATTTTGATGTCATTCTAGTAAGAAACTAAGAATCCCTCCCTCCTCTCACCCAACAACCAAGTGGTCTCAGCCTAACAAGCATCAGGCCATTTGAGACCTAAATCATGTGTCATCTAGCACGTCACAGCCACTAAGCCCATTTCAACTGTTTCCCTTTATTTACAATTGACTTGGGGGGTAGAAAGGGGATCAATGTCAAGACTTAATGTGTTTCTTATATAGACCCCCGCAAAGGAATTGGTTTATGGCAGTGAAGTAAATGTGTTCTCAGACGAAGAGTCAAGCTTATGGACTTTGATATCTTCTTCACagccacactgatttacatcTGCTAAGGATCCAGGCCATCGTATATACTGGGAGAAACAGATATTAGTTCAAGTGTAGCAGGTATCTTGCACTGTGCTGAGCTACATCAATCTCTCGGAAGGGTAGGAGACCAGACAGGTGTGTGGGGGAATAactgggaaaagaaaagaaaagaaaagaaaagaaaagaaaagaaaagaaaagaaaacccctTTGATATACCTGAGCCCTTCAAGAGAAAGAGAAAGCTTCACATTGACACAGGTGTGAACAGGTCTTTTCAGCAACAGGTGACTCCTTTCACCAGGCACCATTTTCCAATATCTGATCTTTCATCAGCTATCCATAAAGTACCTACTTTTAGCCACGGCCACCTGGCTGGGCCAGAACAGCCCTTCCTGCATGTCATTCTTTTTTAATtcgggaggggaaaaaaaaagatgttgAGGTGAATTTCAAGTGGACTGAACTGGagagcagataaaaaaaaaataaccgcccccttccccccaatctTCGTCCATTCAGAATTAGCCCTTCTTCTCTCAGACTGACATACTCAAAGAGCCTGCTCGGCAGGCTATCCAACCACTCCCTAATAAATACCTTAATTTTTGTGTTGCTTTCCACTCCCAGAAAAGTCTTGTTAAATGGATAGATCAGTTGTTGGCCCATGACTGGATGTGGCCTCTCTTTCTTTGTGTTGGTAATTCCCCAAACAGCAATAAAGACTCTGATACCCAAGGCTCTGATGGCAATAGATATCAGCTGGGTAACCAGCTTCCATGGCCCTTTGCCTCCCATGAAGTGTAGAGATCAATTTTGTTTCCCCATGCAATTCCGCTGGCTTTTACAACAGGAGGACAAGAATACCCCAGCCTCCTTTATCCAGGTCCATTTTCTGCATAGACAAAGCAGGGCTCCCAAAGAGtgaactttatattttttaattaggAAATAAATCAGAACCATACAAGGTGCAACCGCATCTTGTTCTCTGTCTAGGAAACCATTCAGCTTTGAATCATTCTCCAGCACTTTCCCTGTTTGTTCAAAAGTGTTTGAACCCAGCTTCTGTGCTGGAAAAAGTCACCAGGTAAATAATAATAGAGGTGGTCCTGAGCCAGACACTCCCAATGGTTGGTGAAGTTCAGATCTAGATCTATATCTCAATTTGTGACCTAggcccatctgtaaatggggctCTGAGTCATGCAAGTATCCCTACTCAGGATAGTACTTAAAAACAGGCTTACTTCATACTTGTCCTTgaattccagtgaagtcaggaTTTATGTAGGTGCTTAAGGCCTTTCCTGATTTACACAGCAGTTTCCacttgaggatctcaaagtggaTCTCAAATGATGAAGCGGAGATCCCAGGTACGCTATGTATTTTACCCCAAGACCTCGATTGTCTCACAAGTTATCTGTAGGTGTTTACAGTTTCTTGCGAGATGTCTGTGTCAGATGTTAGCCATGTCTTGCTCAGTGTATAAGCAAAATTATTGTCCAAATTGACAACAAGATACTGATGGACAAAAATCTAGCTACATTTAGGAACTAGTTGGTGAAAGGATCAACAACAGACTGAAGGCTGGGATGTAGAAAGGGGTCTTAGGCATATTGATCTACCATCTTTCCTGATGTCTTCTGACTAACCTTCAGCTCGCCAGAAAGAAGATGACATTATAGGGATATATTGACCTGTGTGTATTAGTTTGGAACACGCAGGGAGGCAAGTAGGTGGACATAAGTAACTGGGTTATTAAGCTTGCTGTGATTAGAGCTAAAATCCAACCTTTAGTATAATTCCTCCCACAAGGCCTCAAACTAATATAACAGGCACCTAATCATAGCAAATAGCCCAGTTCCTTATGT
The DNA window shown above is from Lepidochelys kempii isolate rLepKem1 chromosome 16, rLepKem1.hap2, whole genome shotgun sequence and carries:
- the TNC gene encoding tenascin isoform X6; protein product: MGLPLQVLTCAIIALLHHHVNGGLIKRIIRQKRETGLNVTLPEDNQSVVFNHVYNINVPMGSLCSVDLDSANEDADLKPQVEPSKTYQEHTVNEGNQIVFTHRINIPRRACGCAAAPDIKDLLSRLEELEGLVSSLRDQCSSSAGCCHSGLTAEGQVDTTPYCSGRGNYSTEHCGCICEPGWKGPNCSEPECPNNCNNKGHCVNGKCICDEGFTGEDCSQLTCPNDCSDQGKCINGVCLCFEEYTGEDCSEELCPVACREHGKCVNGRCVCVEGFTGEDCSEPLCPNNCNNRGRCVEKECVCDEGYTGEDCGELICPNDCYDRGRCVNGTCYCEEGFTREDCGELTCPNNCNNNGRCSNGLCICNEDFVGDDCSERRCPKDCNKRGRCVNGKCVCNEGFAGAACGQVKCPKDCNNRGRCINGQCVCQEGFMGEDCSELRCPSDCSNRGRCVNGQCECDEGFTGEHCSQLKCPNDCNNRGRCVNGQCVCEEGFVGEDCGELRCLNDCNNRGLCVNGQCVCEEGFVGEDCGELRCPNNCNDHGRCVNGQCVCDEGYMGEDCAELRCPNDCNNRGLCVNGLCQCDNGFTEIDCSQQRCPSDCNNRGLCVNGLCQCDEGFQGVDCGERSCPNNCNDMGRCVDGHCICDDGYEGDDCANVSSPSDLTVTEVTDQTVNLEWKNENLVNEYLITYVPTSVGGLELQFRVPGNKTSATIRELEPGVEYFIRVFAILKNKKSIPISARVATYLPAPEGLTFKSIRETSVQVEWDPLNISFDGWELVFRNMKKEDNGDITNSLKRPDTSYMQPGLAPGQQYNVSLHVVKNKTRGPGLFRVFTTKLDGPSQIEARDVTDTTALITWFKPLAEIDDMELTYGPKDVPRDRTTIDLFEDESQYSIGNLKPHTEYEVTLISRRGDMASDPVKEIFVTDLDAPKNLKRLSQTDNSITLEWKNSQASIDNYRIKFAPISGGDHAEITVPRSNQVTTKATLTGLRPGTEYGIGVTAVKQDRESAPATMNAATDLDNPKDLEVTDNTETTLSLHWRRPLAKFDRYRLTYIIPSGMKNEIEIPADSTSYLLRGLEAGTEYTITLVAEKGRHKSKPTMVKESTEAEPEVDNLLVSDATPAGFRLSWTADDGVFDSFVLKIRDTDRQSDPRELIVPGHERTQDITGLKEGTKYDIELYGLISGRRSQPINVVATTAVGSPKALTFSDITENSATVSWSPPRTRVESFRISYIPITGGTPNVVTVDGTKTRTKLVKLIPGVDYTVSIISIKGFEESEPISGILTTALDSPSGLVAVNITDSEALAVWQPAIATVDNYVISYIAEDDPEVTQTVSGNTVEYDLNGLRPATEYMLRIYAVKGPQKSETVFTKFTTGMDAPRSLNAIEVQSEAAVLSWRPPRASVTGYLLIYESIDGKVKEVILGPEATSYSLSELSPSTQYTVKLQALNRALKSKIIQTIFTTTGLLYPYPKDCSQVLLNGESTSGLYTVYMNGNKSQSVEVYCDMTSDGGGWIVFLRRHNGKEDFYRNWRTYAAGFGDPKDEFWIGLETLHKITSQGQYELRVDLRDKGETAYALYDRFSVGDSKTRYRLKVDGYSGTAGDSMTYHNGRSFSTFDKDNDAAITNCALSYKGAFWYKNCHRVNLMGRYGDNSHSQGVNWFHWKGHEYSIQFAEMKLRPISFRNLEGRRKRA